The sequence TGGACCTAGCTCGGCCACCCCGGCGATTCAATAGGCCATTATCTGTGATTTAAAGTTTTGCCCATTTTTGGGTATTTTCAAGCAGTGTCATTGTTATTATTTCCAGCTTAACTTCCTGGTTGTCGTATTTTTATTATTACCGAAATACACTAGGTCGGTATTTCATATGTCCTTTATTCCTTAAACTTATTGCCTTGGTTTTACATTAGTTTTTGTGATTTTATTTTTCCAGTAATGAATGATTTTCTTATTTTTATTATTGTATATTGGGGATTGATTTATCCAAAGGTCTTTACGAGCTTTGATAGGTAGTCCCAGTATTCGTCGATTTCCTTCTCGATTTCCTTAATATTCTCTTCAGTTAAATGGGCGAACCTACCCTGTCTCTTTAGGTACTCGGTTATTGGTTTTCTCTTTGATTTGTCAAAGTGGGTATTGCTTGGTGGGTTGAACCTTATCATGCCGTGGTCCCACTCGTATAGTGGGAAGTAACCTGTCTCTGTGGCTAGTCTGGCTATTTCCACAGTCATTTCCTCTGGGTAGCGCCAGCCTGGTGGGCATGGTGCCAGTACGTGTATGAATGCCGGGCCCTCATCAAGGTAGTCAAGGGCTGTCTTTACCTTGTTGGCTAGGTCTATTGGGTAGGCTAGGTTTGCTGTTGCTGCATATGGTATGTGATGCCCAATGACGATGCTCATTATATCCTTCTTCCTCTGGACTTTACCCTTTAACTTACTGCCCACTGGGGATGTTGTTGTCCAGGCAAAGTGCGGTGTTCCTCCGCTTCTCTGTATTCCTGTGTTCATGTAGGCCTCATTATCATAAAGCACATAGAGCACGCCATGACCACGCTCAAGCATACCACTGAGAGCCTGCAAACCAATATCATAAGTACCACCATCACCGGCAATGGCTATGACCTTGGCCTTGGCGTCTAACATACCCTTCCTCCTAAGTACCTTTAGTGCGGATTCCGCGCCTGAGGCGGCTGCGGCTGCATTTTCAAAGGCCACATGTAGGTAGGGCACGCTCCATGCAGTATATGGGTATGATGTCGAGGTTACCTCTATACAACCTGTGGCGTTAACAATAATCACATCGGAACCAGCGGCCTTAAGGATCCACCTAATCGCAATTGATGGTCCACAACCAGCACAGGTTAATTGCCCGGGCCCGAAATACTCGTCCACAGGCAAGTCCTTTATTGTCCTGAAGTACACCTTCATGCTTCACCACCTCTCAATCCTATGAATATTGTCTTCCTTGGATATTCACCAGTCTTGGCATACTCATCAAGCTTTTTATAAAGATTATAGAAGTCGTCAGACAACATTGTTCTTTGAGATATGCCGTGCACTACGGAGATTACTGGCTTATTAATGCCCTTATTGTAAAGTGCTGAAACTACGTCGTTAAATACAGGGCCCTCATACGTGTTACCCGGAGACAAAGCTCTGTCAACAACAGCTACCACCTTGGAGTACTTAATGGCGCTCACAACCTCGTCCGTGGGGAATGGCCTAAATAGCCTTAGTCTCAAAACGCCAGCCCTTAGTCCCCTCTCTCTGGCTCTTCTGGCTGCTTCCTTGGCATTACCGCTTGATGCTCCACCATAGGTTATTAATACGTAGTCTGCATCGTCAAGCATGTACTTCTCTACAATGTCATAGTTAGTCCCAAAGGCCTTATTGAACTCGTTATGAGTCTCCTTAATAACGTTCTTCGATTCCTTGAGCGCATTAATCGCTTGATACTTAATTTCATAATACCAATCAGGGCTTGCAATAACTCCAATAGTCATTGGTTTCCTTGGGTCAAGCCTAGGCCTATTTAGGTTCCTGGGTGTGAATTTCCTAACGTACTCCTCGTGGTATAGTTCCACTGGTTCTGTGGTGTGGCTCATTAGGAATCCGTCGTATGAGACCATGACTGGTAGTAGGACTCTGTTGTCCTCTGCGATCCTGTATGCCATGATTATTGAATCATAAACCTCCTGGGCACTGGAGGCAATCATAATAACCCAACCAGAATCCCTGGCGCTCATTATGTCCTGGTAATCACCATGAATACTTATTGGCGCCGATAGTGCCCTGCCGGGGGCTGCCATGACTATTGGAAGCCTAAGACCAGAGGCAATATAGAGTACTTCATGCATGAACTCAAGACCCTGGGCAGACGTTGCTGTGAACACCCTAGCACCAGTCGCCGCTGCACCAACAACTGCAGATAATGCACTGTGCTCAGACTCCACCGGTATATACTCAGCGTCTATTTCACCGTTGGCCACAAACTCCGCCAATTTCTCTATTATAGTTGTTTGTGGCGTTATTGGGTATGCTGCAATCACATCAACATCAACAGTTTTAACAGCATAGGCAGCAGCATAATTAGATGTTAAGCCAACGCGTTCCTTAACAACCTCCTCCCTAGTGCTCAAGGCCTTAGCGACTGCCATTATCCAGTCACCTCTGGCACCATCTTTATTGCCTTGACTGGGCATTCATGGGCGCATATTCCGCAGCCCTTGCAGTGATCATAATCAATCTCATAAGTCAAGTCATACCTCTTACCGGCCTTCGTTGCATAGGGCTTCTTCAATTCAAGTATTGCCGGTTCAGGGCAGTACATCCAGCATATTCTGCACCTAATACACGCATCCTGGTCAATAACGGGTCTCTCAGTCCTCCAAGAACCAGTGAGGTTCCTGCGCGCATTGCCTGGTTCAACAACGGTACCTCCAATTGGCAAGTCTTTCCAGGTTAATTGCTTCATCATAGCACGATCACCTCAGCCACTTTATAAGCCTCTTCCAGTGCCTCTATGTTTGACTTGCCGAGCCTCTTACCGAATGTCTCTAGGACTAGGCCCTTAACTGTATCCACATCAACTAGGTCAAGTACCTTAAGCAGTGCACCAAGCATTGTGGTATTTACTATTGGTTTGCCCAGGTGCTTCGTGGATATCTCATAGGCATTGACATAAACCACCTTACCACTGAACTTACCCACGGATTGCCTGGCATCGTCAATACTCAGTGCATTGATCACTATGTAGCTCTTGGTTATCGCAGGTATGTTAAAAACGCTCAATAATCTGGTATCAAAAACAACGGAGATATCAGGTTTTTCAATGGGTTCCCTGGCAAGCACCGGTTCCCTGGATAGCCTAACGTAGGCCCTAACTGGCGCGCCCCTACGCTCTGCGCCATACTCAGGAAAGGCGCTTGCGAATAAACCACGCCTAATTGCTGCCTGGGCAATTATTTGTGCAGCTGTTACAGCACCCTGACCTCCCCTGCCGAAGAATGTTATTTCTACCGTTGAATCACCCATTCTCGATCAATGTCTCGTTATAGAGCTCTTTTATAAACCCTTTATTCTATATTCCCATAAATAAGGCATTGAGAATAATTGCTTAAAAACAGGATTTGCCCCCTGCATGCACCCACGCCATTGATGCGTGGGGCCCAGCGGCCCGGTTTTGGCCGGGTCGTTGGGTTCGTACCAATGGCGTGAATGCAAGGCAGGTATGGGCTCTAATTTGATTCTTAGTTATTTCATTAAAATAGGTTTTTGTAAAGTAGTACCTGAGTATTACTTATCCTTTAATGGGCTTTCTGTGTGGTTTTAATTATAAATATTAATAAGGGTGTGTTTTAACGGTGTAGTCGCATCATGAGTCAAGTAATATGCACTACAGTTGATGAGGATTTATCATTCAATCTCTTTTCCAGGGCCAGGTACCTTATTTTGGTTAGAGACGGTGTGATTATTCACAGGGAGATTAACCCTGCATTGAGTTCAGTCAGTAAGAGACCTATGGTTGCAAGTAGGTGCGTGGAACTTGGTGCTGATGTGGTTATTGCACCACACGGTTCACTATGCTTTCCATCCTATCAAATATTAAGAAAAGCCGGCGTTGGGATTTATGCCATTAATGTAGGCGAGAGGCTTAATGTTGATCTCACTAGGGCATCCAAGCACGTAGACCTGGGTGAGGTTATTTACTCAAGTTTTCTAGCCGTAAAGGAAAGGATCATGGAGGCGGTTTTCCATGAGCAATGATATTAATTTCTATGTTAGTTCCCAATACACATTATTTGGGATACCAAGGTGCGGTTCTGGGATCCCCATACTCGGTGTGCCAATTGAGGACACTGTTAGTTTTAGGCCTGGTACGAGGTTTGCACCAGGTGTTATTCG is a genomic window of Vulcanisaeta souniana JCM 11219 containing:
- the porB gene encoding pyruvate synthase subunit PorB — its product is MKVYFRTIKDLPVDEYFGPGQLTCAGCGPSIAIRWILKAAGSDVIIVNATGCIEVTSTSYPYTAWSVPYLHVAFENAAAAASGAESALKVLRRKGMLDAKAKVIAIAGDGGTYDIGLQALSGMLERGHGVLYVLYDNEAYMNTGIQRSGGTPHFAWTTTSPVGSKLKGKVQRKKDIMSIVIGHHIPYAATANLAYPIDLANKVKTALDYLDEGPAFIHVLAPCPPGWRYPEEMTVEIARLATETGYFPLYEWDHGMIRFNPPSNTHFDKSKRKPITEYLKRQGRFAHLTEENIKEIEKEIDEYWDYLSKLVKTFG
- a CDS encoding ferredoxin oxidoreductase yields the protein MAVAKALSTREEVVKERVGLTSNYAAAYAVKTVDVDVIAAYPITPQTTIIEKLAEFVANGEIDAEYIPVESEHSALSAVVGAAATGARVFTATSAQGLEFMHEVLYIASGLRLPIVMAAPGRALSAPISIHGDYQDIMSARDSGWVIMIASSAQEVYDSIIMAYRIAEDNRVLLPVMVSYDGFLMSHTTEPVELYHEEYVRKFTPRNLNRPRLDPRKPMTIGVIASPDWYYEIKYQAINALKESKNVIKETHNEFNKAFGTNYDIVEKYMLDDADYVLITYGGASSGNAKEAARRARERGLRAGVLRLRLFRPFPTDEVVSAIKYSKVVAVVDRALSPGNTYEGPVFNDVVSALYNKGINKPVISVVHGISQRTMLSDDFYNLYKKLDEYAKTGEYPRKTIFIGLRGGEA
- a CDS encoding 4Fe-4S binding protein; translation: MMKQLTWKDLPIGGTVVEPGNARRNLTGSWRTERPVIDQDACIRCRICWMYCPEPAILELKKPYATKAGKRYDLTYEIDYDHCKGCGICAHECPVKAIKMVPEVTG
- a CDS encoding 2-oxoacid:acceptor oxidoreductase family protein, with the protein product MGDSTVEITFFGRGGQGAVTAAQIIAQAAIRRGLFASAFPEYGAERRGAPVRAYVRLSREPVLAREPIEKPDISVVFDTRLLSVFNIPAITKSYIVINALSIDDARQSVGKFSGKVVYVNAYEISTKHLGKPIVNTTMLGALLKVLDLVDVDTVKGLVLETFGKRLGKSNIEALEEAYKVAEVIVL